Proteins encoded within one genomic window of Pygocentrus nattereri isolate fPygNat1 chromosome 9, fPygNat1.pri, whole genome shotgun sequence:
- the LOC119264052 gene encoding nuclear factor 7, brain-like → MKNYSLQDKLKSALEPLQKILRVLEEAKRDYDQTAAHIKTQAQHTERQIKEEFEKLHQFLRDEEAARIAALKEEEEQKSQMMRRKIEEMNGEISALSDTIRNIEKEMEAEDVLFLQNFKSTEKQAQLTPKDPEKTSGALINVGKHLSNLKFRVWENMQEVLQYTPVTLDPNTAHPDLHLSEDLTAVEIRDQISSLPDNPERFNECPCVLGSEGFNSGIHCWDVQVGDCDDIWYLGVTTESVTRKGSSFMGSVWGLCYIGEYGIHYPGQRDHFLTVKEKLQRVRVQLDWDRGEVTFTDLLTNTHLHTITHTFTQRVLPFFCNRSGDPLRILPVKTSVTVEQHS, encoded by the exons ATGAAGAATTACA GTTTACAGGATAAACTCAAGTCTGCTTTGGAGCCTCTACAGAAGATTCTGAGAGTCTTAGAGGAAGCTAAACGAGACTATGACCAAACAGCCGCCCACATTAAG ACGCAGGCCCAGCACACAGAGAGGCAGATAAAGGAGGAGTTTGAGAAGCTTCACCAGTTTCTAAGAGATGAAGAAGCAGCAAGGATAGCTGCActgaaggaggaagaggagcagaagAGCCAGATGATGAGAAGGAAGATTGAGGAGATGAATGGAGAAATCTCAGCTCTTTCAGACACAATCAGGAACATAGAGAAGGAGATGGAGGCTGAGGACGTTCTCTTCTTACAG AACTTCAAGTccacagagaaaca AGCTCAGCTCACACCAAAGGATCCAGAGAAGACATCAGGAGCTCTGATCAATGTTGGGAAGCACCTTTCCAACCTGAAGTTCAGAgtgtgggagaacatgcaggaggTTCTCCAGTACA ccCCTGTTACTCTGGACCCCAACACTGCACATCCAGACCTCCACCTGTCTGAAGATCTCACTGCTGTAGAAATCAGAGACCAGATATCATCACTTCCTGATAATCCAGAGAGATTTAATGAGTGTCCTTGTGTTCTGGGTTCTGAGGGTTTTAACTCAGGGATTCACTGCTGGGATGTCCAGGTTGGAGACTGTGATGATATCTGGTATCTAGGTGTGACCACAGAGTCTGTAACAAGGAAAGGAAGCTCTTTCATGGGTTCAGTGTGGGGTCTGTGTTATATCGGTGAATATGGAATACACTACCCAGGACAGCGAGATCACTTTCTTACAGTAAAAGAGAAGTTGCAGAGGGTCAGAGTTCAGCTGGACTGGGACAGGGGTGAAGTGACCTTCACTGATCTTCTAAccaacacacacctgcacactataacacacactttcactcagAGAGTTTTACCGTTTTTCTGTAATCGGTCTGGTGATCCTCTGAGGATCTTACCAGTGAAGACGTCAGTAACAGTGGAGCAGCACAGTTAA
- the LOC108414372 gene encoding urokinase plasminogen activator surface receptor-like — protein sequence MKLGVTLALICALFSKAPALRCYQCMPQLFGDCTDTQTYCPHQCDSKTIVLNFGDQKHEIHSKTCAIAEQCVTGSLNLGHMKMTFNTKCCSTDLCNSQKVTALPQGSPNGKICYACSKDGCSETVRCEGDEDRCISTTVNSGGVKMTMRGCVSRSLCVGDTTNIEEAGITGDVRCCEGNLCNRAAGVKLSLLIMLVSLLSSILFF from the exons ATGAAGCTGGGAGTAACACTGGCGCTCATCTGTGCGCTTTTCTCTAAAG CGCCAGCACTGAGGTGTTATCAGTGCATGCCACAGCTGTTTGGAGACTGCACAGACACCCAGACTTACTGTCCACATCAGTGTGACAGCAAAACCATCGTCTTGAACTTTG GGGATCAAAAACATGAGATACATTCAAAGACATGTGCGATAGCAGAGCAGTGTGTCACTGGGAGCCTAAACTTGGGACATATGAAAATGACCTTCAACACAAAATGCTGCAGCACTGATCTCTGCAACAGCCAGAAAGTGACAG CTTTGCCACAAGGGTCTCCAAATGGGAAGATATGTTATGCCTGTAGTAAGGATGGATGCTCAGAGACCGTGAGGTGTGAGGGAGATGAAGATCGCTGCATCAGTACCACAG TTAACTCTGGTGGTGTTAAAATGACGATGAGAGGATGTGTGAGCAGAAGTCTCTGTGTTGGGGATACAACGAACATAGAGGAAGCTGGAATCACTGGAGATGTGAGATGTTGTGAGGGCAACCTGTGTAACAGGGCTGCTGGTGTAAAGCTGAGTCTCCTCATTATGCTggtctctctgctgtcctccaTACTCTTCTTCTGA
- the LOC108414543 gene encoding serine/threonine-protein kinase pim-3-like codes for MGEGSYGSVFKGTRISDGLQPTDSRYLQSPVESKAVPVEVALMQMVNEPPVCNSIIKLIEWFDEPDQYILVLERPDPCVDLKSFLHNLRGYADEETARNIMLLAVEAASQCSLRGVLHRDTCHR; via the exons ATGGGCGAAGGAAGTTATGGGTCTGTGTTCAAGGGAACTCGCATCTCTGATGGCCTACAG CCAACTGATAGCCGATATCTCCAAAGT CCTGTTGAGTCCAAGGCCGTCCCTGTGGAAGTGGCACTGATGCAGATGGTGAACGAGCCACCTGTCTGCAACAGCATCATCAAGCTCatcgagtggtttgatgagccAGACCAATacatcctggtcctggagcgCCCTGACCCTTGTGTGGACTTGAAGAGCTTCCTTCACAACTTAAGAGGTTATGCCGATGAAGAGACGGCCCGAAATATAATGCTCCTGGCTGTGGAGGCAGCGAGCCAGTGCAGCTTGCGAGGTGTCCTTCATCGGGACACAtgccacagataa